The following coding sequences are from one Anguilla anguilla isolate fAngAng1 chromosome 12, fAngAng1.pri, whole genome shotgun sequence window:
- the zgc:114130 gene encoding mRNA decay activator protein ZFP36, which translates to MPSYVLNPLLDEVFFEDVLCKKFLSLDLREPPKSLLSVMPIGYKKVETPCPLSLGGTSLTDSRDNAPMTSSHWGQHFEQSCPPLSRWNKMSFWAERSVSMVEAGSGDLRWPSGEDGSPSSHCKQPSALSPTISGSGSSSSSSSSSRYKTELCRTFAESGICKYGGKCQFAHGAEELRDLSRHPKYKTEPCRTFHTIGYCPYGIRCHFVHNNEDDLGPASRGPPPTCAAAARRPPLLRQSFSFAGFPSGPPPPEPSPLHPFLRAPSASPPASADVPELLSPADPLSAAFDPSPRFQASREPARPFCCHALPRPEGEGCRRQQQQQSMLGSFALGSRSLSYTSLSDHEGGSGSSSSSLSGSETSVFDGASRRLPIFSQLSVPDDGLGNGGSAFFI; encoded by the exons ATGCCATCGTACGTGCTCAATCCTCTTCTCGATGAAGTCTTTTTTGAAGACGTTTTGTGCaag AAGTTTCTCAGCCTCGATCTTCGGGAGCCCCCAAAGTCCCTCCTGTCCGTGATGCCCATAGGGTACAAGAAGGTGGAGACCCCTTGCCCTCTCAGCCTGGGAGGAACCAGTCTCACAGACTCCAGAGACAACGCACCCATGACCTCCAGCCACTGGGGGCAGCACTTTGAGCAGTCCTGCCCACCCCTGTCACGGTGGAACAAAATGTCTTTCTGGGCTGAGCGCTCGGTCAGCATGGTGGAGGCCGGCAGCGGCGACCTTCGCTGGCCGTCCGGGGAAGACGGCAGCCCCAGCAGCCACTGCAAGCAGCCCTCCGCCCTGTCCCCCACAATCTCCGGATCaggctcttcttcctcctcctcctcctcgtctcgGTACAAGACCGAGCTGTGCCGCACCTTCGCGGAAAGCGGCATCTGCAAGTACGGCGGGAAGTGCCAGTTCGCCCACGGGGCCGAGGAGCTCCGCGACCTCAGCCGCCACCCCAAGTACAAGACGGAGCCGTGCCGCACCTTCCACACCATCGGGTACTGCCCCTACGGCATCCGCTGCCACTTTGTGCACAACAACGAGGACGACCTGGGCCCCGCCTCCCGGGGCCCGCCCCCCAcctgcgccgccgccgcccgccggcCCCCGCTGCTGCGGCAGAGCTTCAGCTTCGCCGGGTTCCCCTCCGGGCCGCCGCCCCCGGAGCCCTCCCCGCTCCACCCCTTCCTCCGCGCGCCCTCCGCCTCGCCCCCGGCCTCGGCCGACGTCCCCGAGCTGCTCTCCCCGGCCGACCCCCTCTCGGCCGCCTTCGACCCGTCCCCGCGCTTCCAGGCCTCCCGCGAGCCGGCCCGCCCCTTCTGCTGCCACGCCCTGCCACGCCCCGAGGGAGAAGGGTGCCGGcggcagcaacagcagcagagcatgctgggaagctTTGCGCTGGGCTCCCGGAGCCTCTCCTACACCTCCCTCTCCGATCACGAGGGTGGGTCTGGGAGCTCGTCCAGCAGCCTCAGCGGCTCGGAGACCTCGGTCTTCGACGGCGCCAGCCGGCGGCTGCCCATCTTCAGCCAGCTGTCGGTGCCCGACGACGGCCTCGGCAATGGCGGCTCCGCCTTCTTCATCTAA